Proteins encoded together in one Monomorium pharaonis isolate MP-MQ-018 chromosome 8, ASM1337386v2, whole genome shotgun sequence window:
- the LOC105830779 gene encoding uncharacterized protein LOC105830779 — MYNCHMEMKNMLFFLCYMLTYNLYPIPYRMSQKLYMIVLFEDGLQIIPNNWYNEKLNTSKWPKFLSNQRYDKAVINMEEPQSTWEEHSILKIFGTYTNYAVARMKLKQAEELSEIDSCTEQEEYLKNTRKLRAAKYDSSSSKSSNNEDEISSEILSDLPNIPSKCSVTVTKTKRKSTAERKDYKHVKNSSGKFVRKVQIDNTLNAASNFTTMKEEDAQLRENFRFDDDLLIGNMNNKNILNSPLISGNKITSPNVNSKQDAQHIENVMIAELLIDDEGNESFIIPSTSSKNKSNSFVISSTSSNNENNKSFVIPSIMSTSSIENNQNLSSNRGESQDYKQFLVKKVIKIDLKVNNIEKYLKLVLQKMSNNTAVPEPERKEIIDIYQDLPLKDKNDLDSMEVQLTNNTIYRDEMIKQLARSTCKDLKASCLRIMKQTFSNEVAIRYSWYGAKKKDNFSKLMICKVIIKVLRNAHAKATDEEISTPLKIWLAHAKERMERERGKGREIE; from the exons ATGTACAATTGCCATAtggaaatgaaaaatatgctattttttctttgttacatGCTCACATATAATTTGTATCCAATTCCATACAGAATGTCCCAGAAACTTTATATGATAGTTCTATTTGAAGATGGACTTCAAATTATTCCAAATAATTGgtacaatgaaaaattaaacacaTCTAAATGGCCTaagtttttatcaaatcaacgGTATGATAAAGCTGTTATAAATATGGAAGAGCCACAATCTACTTGGGAGGAACATtccattttgaaaatatttggaaCATATA CAAACTATGCAGTGGCGAGAATGAAATTAAAACAGGCCGAAGAATTGTCCGAAATAGACTCTTGTACTGAACAAGaagaatatctaaaaaatacgAGAAAGCTTAGAGCTGCTAAATATGACAGTTCAAGCAGTAAAAGCAGTAACAATGAAGATGAAATTTCGTCAGAAATTTTATCGGATCTTCCAAATATTCCATCTAAATGTTCAGTAACTGTTACTAAAACGAAAAGAAAATCAACTGCAGAACGAAAAG ATTATaaacatgttaaaaattctAGCGGAAAATTTGTGAGAAAAGTACAAATAGACAATACATTAAATGCTGCGTCTAATTTTACAACAATGAAGGAAGAAG ATGCACAACTCAGAGAAAATTTCCGTTTCGATGATGATTTGCTGATAGgcaatatgaataataaaaatatcttaaattccCCTCTAATATCAGGCAACAAAATAACAAGTCCAAATGTGAATTCTAAACAAG ATGCACAACACATTGAAAATGTGATGATTGCTGAATTACTGATAGACGATGAAGGTAATGAGAGTTTTATAATTCCATCTACatcatcaaaaaataaaagtaatagcTTTGTAATTTCGTCTACATCATCaaacaatgaaaataataagagCTTTGTTATTCCGTCTATAATGTCTACATCATCAATAGAAAACAATCAAAACTTGAGTTCTAATCGAG GAGAATCTCAggattataaacaatttctcgttaaaaaagtaataaaaattgacttaAAAGTCAATAACattgaaaagtatttaaaacttGTCCtacaaaaaatgtcaaataatacGGCAGTACCTGAACCTGAACGGAAggaaattatagatatatatcaAGATTTGCCATTAAAGGACAAAAATGATCTGGACTCAATGGAAGTACAACTGACTAATAATACTATTTATCGAGATGAAATG attaaacaATTGGCACGTTCAACATGTAAAGACTTAAAAGCTTCGTGTTTGCGTATAATGAAGCAAACATTTTCCAATGAGGTGGCAATTCGTTACAGCTGGTATGGTGCTAAAAAGAAagacaatttttcaaaattgatgATATGCAAAGTAATTATta AGGTGTTAAGAAATGCACATGCTAAGGCAACCGACGAGGAAATATCAACTCCACTAAAAATATGGCTTGCCCATGCAAAAGAGCGCATGGAAAGggaaagaggaaaaggaagagaaataGAGTAA